ACAAGAAATTATACCAAATTCGAAAATGACAATCACGCATGGAACAATACATACTGAAAAATCCCACCatcataaactaaaaataacaaCCATCATTTTAGTCCAAGTAAAGTTTCGTTGTTTGATATCGATGGAACACATCAAAACAATAAAGAACATAGAATTGGCAATTACTCTGTTATTTCATTtccagaaaatacacaaacagGGAGATTTTCGGGTCACGAGGCATTGCACACAAAATTTTTAGTTGATTCAAGCTCAACCATCACACATCCAAACGATGGGGACAGATTACGAACTTCAAGAGAAAAGTCAACTTTGTATGTTCCCAACATCAATATACAGAACATGACATAAACCCTAGCCAAATTCATCCAAATGTTCTCATAGCAGGTCAAATTTCAATTCTAAACATCACAGTCAACACCGAAACCAGAAGTAAACCCTAAAAATCCGAATTTagtcaaccaaaaaaaaaatcaagagaaaaaaaaaaatcacagcTACAGAGTAGCAGAGAAGCAATTAATAGAATTCATGAGATTCACCTTTTCAGAGTCGCAGAGCTTGAGAAATGCACGGCCCCTGCATTTCCCGCGAATTCACCATTCTGAAATGAGAGGAGGAATTCAACGCCGATTCTAGAGGGAGAAAGGGAGGAGACCTTGATCACGTGCAAGGCGATGAGCGGACCGGAGAGAAGCCAGGATGTTCAGAGGAAGATTCAATAGCCTACAGTAAAATGTGGTGGGCCTCAGAAGAATCCGCCTACGGATATTTAAACCCTGGCCATTGTTGATTGATTACATGGAGGGCAATGCCTGATTCTTTCGTTTAGTACCATGAGATGGGCCGTAGGGAATCGGGTCCCGACTGGGTCATTCTAGCCGATATGTTGGAGTGATATAACCATTTTGCCCTTTTCCTTCGCAACAAATGGCTCACATCGGCTCCTCCCCGTGGTCGGGCAGCTATATAAATCATAATCATAGACCGTCCATTCAAATGGACCAGAGGTTGAAAATTATGCATCACATAATTCAACTTTAATGATGGTTTTCGTAGGTATCaatgattaaattattaattgacAAGGGATAGTTAGTGGTTATCAGTATAATCATAACGCCAAATTCAAATCCACGTGAGCTTAGGAACTGGAATCATTAATGCATCGCATCTTGTTGTTGTATCCATATAATCAAATCTTGGGGCCCATCATTTCATCCTGATTGGGCCTTCAATTTCAAGGCCCACCCAAGTTCATGGACCGAGTCCTAGGGCCCAACTGTAGGTCTAGTGAAGCCTCCGAATTGTTAATAGAGCCTTTTTTTCTTCGGTTAGTTTTTTCTACACGTATATTCTCACTTTAATAAAGGCAAAATTTGGTGCACAAAATCCACATTCGATGAGGATTAAAGTCGTCTTCGACGGAACGCTCTAACTTTCACCAACCCACTACCGTGACCAGACAGCTTTTCTTATGCTTGCCATAATCTCATCactcatgtttttcttttcccttttaagGTTAATTTCgagaaaaacaaaaggggaAGAAGCTGAACCATTCACACTTTCCACATGGTTGTTCAACAACCGTTGTGGAATTAATTGGTTTGAAAAAATTTCTGGTCTTTGAGGTTAGTTGTGTCATTTTTCCAAAGTAAGAAGGTGtgataaatttatgataaaagatttagggggtgtttggtgCCCGTGAATAAGGAAGGAGAAtagatatttcatttttttccttccttattttgatttggataaattttataaaagtgggaatgaaataaaaaataattgtggcataaatcaaatatcaattataaatatgatTTCAATTCATCGCAAGTAGATAATATTCTGATTCATTTGTCtcatacaaaaatatgaaataatttgaaattactattttatcattgaatttcatttattaagCCTTAAAGTCACTTCATCTCATGATAAGACTATccttttagttttattatttagtaataaaaaaaactatcaaaatttattttttaaaataaaaatataaggatattattgttaatttatttatttttctttcccatttcttGTTATTATCGAACATTATAATGGAACAAAATAATCATTATAATCTTGAATTCCCAAATTCATCCGAacatcaaaaataaaatcatcaaattcatattCATTCACTGAAAAATGAGAAtcgaaacaaaatatttatttttattccttattttCGTGTACCAAATACCTCCTTAACTTCAAAATGACATGAACATGAGTGATAGAAGAAATAAACATCTTCAATCTTTTTTTCAtacatttccttttatttatttatttatttattcgtttCAATCTTGAGATGACAAGagataaagtgtttttagcCTCCCCATTTGCTTTGGGATAAAGTAAAGTTATAGGTGAAATTTTCAACCTTGAGCTTTTGCTTTTGAATAAAGATACATAGGCTAaggatgagtttgaaatatcttctttttttataatttaagagGTATTACTAGTTCTTAcgcataaaaataaattttaaaataatttaatttattttttattttccctttttaacataaaataaaaaaattattatttttaaaataaaataaattataatatttatttttaatatgattaaaaaaatttaaaagtaaaattaaaattataccCATTGCCAGATATCACTTTCTTTTGAAACGAAAGACCATTTATTGAAAAAgcaaattttgatgatgaattAATGAGGTAAAAATTTGTGGCCACtcttaataaataatttgtaatattGGACAAGTTTTgacattgaattttttttcaaccgGCAACATGATATGTaaagtttaaataataatactaataaaaagGCCAAAGTTGTCAAATTGTCTAAATCAACGCATCCTAAATTTGCACACAGATGAAAATATTCAAAACTTTACTAAAATTaacttctaaattttttataaaaaaaaaaaacaaaaccgattagatactttcttttttaattttttttttttttttttttttgagtggGGGATAACCCatactcttgtttttttttttttgttttttcattttcaggatttttttttcctgggtaatttagggtttgtttgtaaatatttttgagaacaattttttatttttcaaaataaaaaccaaaaaaatacattcaataactaattttctattttttgttctaaagtgtttttaaataacatttttaagttatttttaatttcttttcacttattttttaagagttattttaaaaaataattatacaaatatgtataataattaaaaataaaacactaaatataaaaattattttaaaaatattaaaaacatgttaaaatcattttagattttcaaataagctTTTATCTACAAATatcaaagaatattttttaaaaactgttataaaaaactgtttttcaaaactattttcgaaaacaattattaacataccattaattaattttttttatttcataaatttatattattttattttaaaattttcagagGGGAAGCTAATATCCCATCATGGGTCTATGATCTCATAAAGCCACCATGATTCAAAAATggaagcaaacatttttctaattttatcacattttttttcttattttatttatattacaaCCAAACAATAAAATTAGTATCCAATATGCCAACAAAAGGCTAAATAATCAATTaatactccaaaaaaaaaaaaaaaacaaacaaacaaacaaaagttAGAGGAATATatatctctctctatatatatatatatatagcttctCTAGCTTAGATGAAAATCCACATGTTATGTAGCTAATTAAAGCTGGTCTACACCTTACATACAACTATTCAGAATTGAAGGCAAATTAAACTCTTGTTAAACCAGTCAATTTCTCTACCAGCCTTCCCAACTGAATTAACCGCCAATCCTTAGTATTTTCAGACGCTCCACCGACTGAATGAATGTTCTGCAAAAACATTAAATTTCATAAGCTGTGTTACAAATTAAGTGCCTCaatcatcaaattttccattatttaattttaagaaaaaaaaactatcttaACTAGTTTATTTAACtagtttatataaaaattaaataatttaaaattacataattttttttaacaaattttgattataatcattttaattattttttaaaatttttttttaccaaaaataatattaaatcttTGAAGAAAGGGTGGTGATATGAATgttatcaaaattataattacttATTTGAATTGGGTTTGGATATGCTCAAATGGAAAGATCTTTGaagaataagttttaaaatagaTCTTTTCTTATTATAGGAATTTGGAAATATTGCAAATTACAGCTATAGGTGTATTACCTCCAGGGCACATCTCCTGCAAGCAGCCAGTCTCCTTCTCTATCCTGATAGGCGAGTTTAAAGCTCTGTGCATCTTGTTGGCCTGCATCCAAACAACCCCAAATTCAGAACAAACAGGAAATTCACAATTCGAGGTTGCAATAAACGCGTTCAGAACGCTAACATGTTCCTGAGAATACGTATGTACTTACACTTGCCAAACATGTTGATCAAGGTGTTTGTGAGCGTTTGGTACGAGTGATGGCGGCTCAAGTCAATCTTCCTAGCTATTCCCACTCCCACCATCTTCACTTTCACGTACTTAGAGTTGGGGTTTACACCGCCGCCGACGCCGGCTCTGGCGCTGCCATTATGCAGTACTGTCCGGTCATTGTCGTCTCTGTTGTGGGAACAAATCTTCTTCCTCCGGAATTTGATCGGCGGCCAACCCACAATACAATATCCATCATCATTTCTAGTTCAATGACATAAACTGAAATTACTTCTCAATCAAAATTGTCAACGTGGATTGCATGAAAGAGaatagagaaaaagagagactACTTTTTAGCAATGAAGGAGCTGTTCTCCACTCCTTTACGATCATCATCGTCGTCGTCGTCGTTCGGGTGATCGTTCCAAAGAAGAAGAGGCAACGTCTGAGGTGGGAGCTCAAAGGCTTCAATGAACCCACGTTTTTTGTTGCTCCTGCCGCTGATCATATCATCTCCACGGCCGCAAAGGTCTGAAGAAGCCGCCTCCGTGGGGTCGGAGACATGGCAGTTAAGATCGAAGTCATTGACGGGTGAGGTTGGAAGAGCGAGGCCAAGTTGAAGCTCCATGACTCTCAAATAACAGTAACAAACAAAGAAgagtgaataaaaaaatgagatggGAAGAAGAGAGATTTAGGGTAGAAGCCTTAAGGTGGGGTGTGAGAAGGATTTTAATAGAGACAGAGGGAAAGTGGGGTGAGAGAGACAGGCGGTGGGCGAAGAGGAGAGCCCGGGTTGGGCGGGTACCCGACAATGTGTTGAAACAATTTTCAATGTGTCCGTATCAATGCTAGACTTTTTGCCGACCCACTTGCCCTACTGCTGCTTTGCTCATCGTTTTCCCAACAAACACTgcccatttattttatgtctctCTGCTTTTCCCATTCTCACTGAAACTCCCTAACCCCCCACTCTCCACTCTCCACTCTCCACcactcattttaattaattaccatttAATCCCTTGTTTATTAAACCCACTAGCCAAATTTGTTTGTCCGAATGATTATCAAGAAGCGTTGTTCACACGCGCCATATAAGAGCGTGGGAGCTGTCTCTCTCTTTCTGGGTCCTATTACCATTAATGGCATGGCAAAGCCCTGGGCCCTACCTGTTTAGGTCCTAGGCATACAAAAACCCAACCTATGGTCCAGGTGGGCCCAGCGCACTTCACATATTTGTGCTGGATGGATCATCTCCGTAACGCCACCCAAAACATTTAAAGCAtgcattatttataaaaatgggCCTTTTTTGCCATGTTCGTGTGTGCCCTGAACCCAACAAAAAGCGTTTCgtaaaaacataaaaccataATATTCCCCACATTATATGCTTCCAAGTGGTTTCTGAAATTAAAAAGGGCATATGTTCCCTACCTATTATGTTTTTGTTATAGTCGGTCCATTCCAATAATATAAACACTTAAGCCCGACGGAGTCCCATCTCTAATACAGTCCTTGTCCGATGTCATCTTGCCATCACAATGAAAATGAAGCATGTGAAGTTCACGTGATCCCGGCAAGCCCACGAGGCCCTGTGGTCCGCGGCCGCCCCAATCCGCACGAGGCAATCCATGGTGCCATCATCCTTCCAACAATTGCCCCTCCCTCTTCTAATTGGGTCCACCCCTCTTCTTCCACCCTCTATCATTCTCATTTATAACTGCCTTACAACTTCTATCAGGTCCATGCCATGGACCATGTCGGCTCACTCGGCTCGTACGGAGAGTCCAGCGTTCTACTCGGTTTTGCGAATTACCGAGTCACATTGTATGACTCATTCGTGTGTCGAGATGATTTTAGGAGTGGGAAAATCTCCACCACCCACATTGCATGATTCATGCTGTTGGGTGGATTTTGTGGAGTGGTTTTCAATGAGTCAAAAATGGTAGAAAGTGAGCCACTCTCTCAACATCGCTGATAGAGAATTTAATTCTTGTCTCCAATAGAGACCCATCCTAGGGTTCAGTCTATAGAACAAATCGACAAATGTATGTATGGTAGGAATACGTTAAGTTATCGTAATCGTATCTATTGAATAAATGATAAGATTCACATGAATATATACCATGAGATTTAATCCATTaaataaagatataattaaataaaaatcgagaTATAAGGATACAGATAAATTAAATTAGGGTAAAAACCACcgaaacatgaaaataaataaatcacatTATCCAGTTTATGGTGTATTTTTggtaagtataaaaaaataatatatatattttaatttatttttcctttggtcttacttttcctcaaattttttaaaattaaacagaTCTTTTATGTTATGATTCATTCTAGTATCTTGACATTAATCTAATCTTGTCTGTCTTATGTCTAATGTatgtgtttttttattcatgtaaaaaaatcatcattataAACTcgtgtgaaaaaataaaagcaaaaaacaaaggAGGGTTACTTTGTTGGGCGGGTGTTGAGAAGGAAGGACACTGAAATCTCTTGGTGTCGGATTGGGGTCGCCCCACCATTTGACTTCGAGAAGAAGCAAGTGGCGACGGTAAGACCCTACACTCCCATACtgatttccttcaaatttccTCGCTGTCCAGGACCCAGGTAGCGATGGATCCCTTTCATTATCTACagtttctatttgttttttgcTTTCGATCTTTGGATTCCATCACACGTGGGCAGGGCAGAGGCCAGAAGTCCCCGAGCCTCTGAGGTCTTCTTGGTGGGTAGGGGTTATTTTGGTCATTAGTCGTGGGACCACTGGCCGGCTTGTTTGGGGTGTGGTCCTTGTGCGTTTTGGGTCAGTAATTAAGCGAACTAGCCCCTAAGTCAAGCGACAAGGGAATAAATTATTGACACTTCAAGGTGACGTGTTTGCAGCTGAACGTGACACGTCCGTACCTAGACTGGGGATCTGTTTGTTAGATTGGGATGGGTCCAGCAATGGAAATCTCATTCTTATTCCCCTCCATGCCATCATTTTCCAACCAGTAGAGGACTTGGAGCTTAAGATCTTCTTATTAAGTCTAATAACAaactttttgttttgaaatcgagccatttaatttgtggaaattgattcatattttaattaaatttttaccATACTAAAATTGTACAATTTGAaatcatgattttaatttttgaaacttcAAAATGTGATACCTGAAAAAATGGAATCTTTCAAACGATTGTATGTAGAAGTTGATCCAATGATTAAGTCGTTGGTATGATTTCCTTTGTCgcattagaattattattagtCAGTTTCCAAAAAAAAGGGTTCCTTGATTCCATCActcaatttaattaattgttgAGTGATGATGTGTCAGTTCAATAATGGTCCATTTGATGGTTGGGCCTGGCTCATAAATTTTCAACATGGTCCACACGGTACAGGCCTGACCAAGCTGCCCATACTTGACATCAAAGCCCACAAATTCTGGCAGTCTATGTCAGTAGCTCAGCAAAAACTCAGCCACCAGGAGGTGAGGTGGGGTGGGGCCTGTACATCTCCTCTGTCAGATGTGGTCTCTACCCCTTCGGGATCGTTAACCAAGAAGCTGTTGTAATGGGGCCCGTGCTCTGAAATGACCGTAGCCCATCTTGGCCAAAACCTGGACACGGGCTAGGTACGTTATTGGTTTGACAAAAAATGTCCTGATCTAATCTAGCCCATACTACAAAAGGCCTGGTCGAAAGAGTGGACTGAAATTGGGCAAAATTGGGCCATCTTTATCT
Above is a window of Vitis vinifera cultivar Pinot Noir 40024 chromosome 11, ASM3070453v1 DNA encoding:
- the LOC100266398 gene encoding auxin-responsive protein IAA9 isoform X1, which encodes MELQLGLALPTSPVNDFDLNCHVSDPTEAASSDLCGRGDDMISGRSNKKRGFIEAFELPPQTLPLLLWNDHPNDDDDDDDRKGVENSSFIAKKNDDGYCIVGWPPIKFRRKKICSHNRDDNDRTVLHNGSARAGVGGGVNPNSKYVKVKMVGVGIARKIDLSRHHSYQTLTNTLINMFGKCQQDAQSFKLAYQDREGDWLLAGDVPWRTFIQSVERLKILRIGG
- the LOC100266398 gene encoding auxin-responsive protein IAA9 isoform X2 translates to MELQLGLALPTSPVNDFDLNCHVSDPTEAASSDLCGRGDDMISGRSNKKRGFIEAFELPPQTLPLLLWNDHPNDDDDDDDRKGVENSSFIAKKKKICSHNRDDNDRTVLHNGSARAGVGGGVNPNSKYVKVKMVGVGIARKIDLSRHHSYQTLTNTLINMFGKCQQDAQSFKLAYQDREGDWLLAGDVPWRTFIQSVERLKILRIGG